In Humulus lupulus chromosome 7, drHumLupu1.1, whole genome shotgun sequence, the following are encoded in one genomic region:
- the LOC133791440 gene encoding uncharacterized protein LOC133791440: MNQKVARFNGCYKRVQQAHHSGWSDEQILENAHQLYKSENNNSNFLLVDCWRLLKDELKWNTMYQPKCGKRKKVSESGAFTSSSNADIRDDEVREVRPIVSRRGLSPLQKCTAAMRMLAYGAPANYADEYVRIGETTAIECLVNFVQGVNDIFGTEYLRRPNAGDIRRLLQMGESGVHLLKLSHCLKERKENYLPDAKKRYAKMLSEHSEYFNLVLLLYEDQHVFGKRDVLKDIMYACIILHNIIVEDERDAYDDGPADTLMVEVLH; the protein is encoded by the exons ATGAATCAAAAGGTGGCGCGTTTCAATGGGTGTTATAAACGAGTACAACAAGCACATCACAGTGGTTGGTCTGATGAGCAAATTCTTGAGAATGCACATCAATTGTACAAATCTGAAAATAACAACTCAAATTTTCTGCTTGTGGATTGTTGGAGATTGCTAAAGGATGAGTTGAAATGGAATACAATGTACCAACCAAAATGTGGTAAGAGAAAAAAGGTGTCAGAATCAGGGGCatttacttcttcttccaatgcagaCATTAGGGATGATGAAGTACGTGAAGTGCGCCCTATTG TCAGTAGAAGGGGGCTTTCGCCATTACAGAAGTGCACCGCTGCTATGCGAATGTTGGCATATGGAGCGCCTGCCAATTATGCTGATGAGTATGTTCGAATTGGTGAAACTACCGCTATTGAATGCCTAGTCAATTTCGTTCAAGGAGTGAATGATATTTTTGGGACCGAATATTTAAGACGACCCAATGCTGGGGACATTCGTCGCTTACTTCAAATGGGGGAG AGTGGGGTACATTTGTTAAAACTATCCCACTGCCTCAAGGagagaaaagaaaattatttgccCGATGCCAAGAAGCGGTACGCAAAGATGTTGAGCGAGCATTCGGAGTACTTCAATCTCGTTTTGCTATTGTACGAGGACCAGCACGTTTTTGGCAAAAGAGATGTTCTCAAAGATATTATGTATGCATGCATCATATTGCACAACATTATTGTCGAGGATGAAAGAGATGCATATGATGATGGCCCCGCCGACACCCTAATGGTTGAAGTATTGCATTGA